Proteins co-encoded in one Desulfobacteraceae bacterium genomic window:
- the peaA gene encoding quinohemoprotein amine dehydrogenase subunit alpha, translating into MRPLIRLLSVVIPLGMLCLAATAFGETPFTKESVVSQRCSACHKPDPQGQLEVIEETRKTPEEWRVVVNRMIRLNSAPLGDADFDPVIKELSRHLGLTPAEMAKVAYLNSDENSQYREIPQGELEERIFAACVRCHTYGKIASHRMTPAQWKENRNLHLGYYPTTIPQMREMDWAKESEELIEPLAKLFPFDTPEYQEWMKSRKEIDLSGSWQVAGYQPGFGYYEGEYVFKPQPAGGGDEYLVEKTVRYQNGSQLKMAGTAILYGTFHLRYALAPTPLTGRIEGVFDLDPAEGGFSGKWWTLVQDNNAYGNEKFHRSDAAARIFAAFPQALQIEEGDQTLTLIGVNLPQNITVADLQFSDPAVTAKHVEGTASKIVCQLQVGAAAATGTVTVKVGETAYADNLILFDKIDGIKVFPSLGRARVSCGAAYPPQGVQFVARGVHFGADGQAGTADDLMLEPVAAEWALEEEKTRENDDDLKFLQTSVVNGLFTPVTTYGPIEERVQHREGVGLIAISASATIDGRVLTDRALLAVTEPDFITHLK; encoded by the coding sequence ATGAGGCCATTGATAAGATTGCTGTCGGTGGTCATCCCCCTGGGGATGCTTTGTCTGGCGGCGACCGCCTTCGGTGAAACGCCGTTCACCAAGGAGTCCGTTGTCAGTCAGCGATGTTCGGCCTGTCACAAGCCCGATCCCCAAGGCCAGTTGGAGGTTATCGAGGAGACCCGCAAAACGCCCGAAGAGTGGCGTGTTGTGGTCAACCGCATGATCCGGCTGAACAGCGCGCCCCTTGGCGATGCGGACTTCGACCCGGTCATCAAGGAACTCAGCCGGCATCTTGGCCTGACCCCCGCGGAGATGGCCAAGGTGGCCTACCTGAACAGCGATGAGAACAGCCAGTACCGCGAAATTCCCCAGGGCGAACTGGAGGAGCGCATCTTTGCCGCCTGCGTGCGCTGCCACACCTACGGCAAAATCGCCTCCCACCGCATGACGCCGGCCCAGTGGAAGGAAAACCGCAACCTGCATCTCGGCTACTACCCCACCACCATCCCCCAGATGCGGGAAATGGACTGGGCCAAGGAATCCGAAGAATTGATCGAACCGCTCGCCAAACTCTTCCCCTTCGACACCCCGGAGTACCAGGAATGGATGAAAAGCCGCAAAGAAATCGATTTGAGCGGCAGCTGGCAGGTGGCCGGTTACCAGCCCGGTTTCGGCTATTATGAGGGCGAGTATGTGTTCAAGCCCCAGCCGGCGGGCGGGGGCGATGAGTATTTGGTCGAGAAAACGGTTCGCTATCAGAACGGCAGCCAACTCAAAATGGCCGGCACGGCGATTCTTTACGGGACCTTCCACCTGCGCTACGCCCTGGCGCCGACTCCGTTGACCGGCCGCATTGAAGGGGTATTCGACCTCGACCCGGCGGAAGGGGGGTTTTCCGGGAAATGGTGGACCCTGGTTCAAGACAACAATGCCTATGGCAATGAGAAGTTCCACCGCAGCGATGCTGCCGCCAGAATTTTTGCCGCCTTCCCCCAGGCACTTCAGATAGAGGAGGGCGATCAGACCCTGACCTTAATCGGCGTCAACCTACCCCAAAACATCACGGTGGCGGATCTTCAGTTCTCCGATCCGGCCGTCACGGCGAAGCATGTCGAAGGCACGGCATCCAAAATCGTCTGCCAACTTCAAGTCGGTGCCGCCGCCGCCACGGGGACGGTTACCGTCAAGGTCGGGGAAACGGCATACGCCGATAACCTCATCCTTTTCGATAAAATCGATGGGATCAAGGTCTTTCCTTCCCTGGGGCGCGCGCGGGTCAGCTGCGGCGCTGCCTATCCCCCCCAGGGGGTGCAGTTTGTTGCCCGCGGTGTCCACTTCGGCGCCGACGGTCAAGCCGGCACGGCCGACGACCTGATGCTGGAACCCGTCGCGGCTGAGTGGGCGCTGGAGGAGGAGAAAACCCGGGAGAACGACGACGATCTCAAATTCCTGCAGACGTCGGTGGTCAACGGCCTCTTCACGCCGGTGACGACCTACGGCCCGATCGAGGAGAGGGTGCAGCATCGGGAAGGGGTTGGCCTGATTGCCATCAGCGCCTCGGCTACCATCGACGGCCGGGTGCTCACGGACCGCGCCCTGCTTGCCGTAACCGAACCCGATTTCATCACCCACCTCAAGTAG
- a CDS encoding SPASM domain-containing protein, with product MQRFKFAENRIFSVDGHPFLFLTEENAIFEMAADLEAFVKGATPLRPQPLSQLMDRLGGTEAEKRELVNALLKGRVLVPEAAAPTPMASPDPAAIDLPLQTLVLHVTEACNLGCLYCYHGVSGQGVGPTRSMRLPVAHEAVDFLFAHSADLPEVVLVFFGGEPFLNFGLIRDVVGYAREKAAAKGQRVQFAATTNGTLLTPEIIDFIHANQVGVTVSLDGFEQIQDRYRPFPDGSPSYRAILPGVRRLLAHPLAKPTVARVTVCREPFAVPQILDHLLSLGFAEAGFAPVTSENPEYQLDADGMHALLEIFKLLAQRFLEFARREEFFGFTNLVDMLVTLHEGEVKNYPCGAGLGLFAVAPDGRLFLCQRLTGEASLAMGDIHRGFDRPRIAAFRKKARLSQKTVCSTCWARKICAGGCYHEALVREGSVQQPNLHYCEWIKRWIETGIQVYGRLASSQPEYLDKLSLLRGHGAPVQPML from the coding sequence ATGCAGCGCTTCAAGTTCGCGGAAAACCGTATTTTCTCCGTAGACGGGCATCCGTTTCTCTTTTTGACTGAAGAGAACGCCATTTTCGAAATGGCTGCAGACCTGGAGGCGTTCGTGAAGGGGGCGACTCCCCTGAGGCCGCAACCCCTGTCCCAGTTGATGGACCGATTGGGGGGGACCGAGGCCGAAAAAAGGGAACTGGTGAACGCTCTCCTGAAGGGACGGGTCCTGGTGCCGGAGGCGGCTGCGCCGACCCCGATGGCATCTCCCGATCCGGCGGCCATCGATCTGCCCCTGCAAACCCTGGTGCTGCATGTCACCGAGGCCTGCAATCTGGGCTGCCTTTACTGCTATCACGGCGTTAGCGGGCAGGGCGTCGGTCCCACCCGCAGCATGCGACTGCCGGTCGCCCACGAGGCCGTGGATTTTCTCTTCGCGCATTCCGCCGACTTGCCCGAGGTGGTGCTGGTCTTTTTCGGCGGTGAGCCTTTTTTGAACTTCGGGCTGATCCGCGACGTCGTCGGCTACGCCCGGGAAAAAGCCGCCGCCAAGGGCCAGCGGGTCCAGTTCGCCGCAACCACCAACGGGACGCTTCTCACCCCGGAAATCATCGACTTCATCCACGCCAACCAGGTGGGTGTGACCGTCAGCCTGGACGGCTTTGAGCAGATCCAGGACCGCTACCGTCCTTTCCCCGACGGCAGCCCCTCCTACCGGGCGATTTTGCCGGGGGTCCGCCGGCTGCTGGCGCACCCCCTGGCCAAGCCGACGGTGGCCCGGGTAACCGTCTGCCGGGAGCCTTTCGCGGTGCCGCAAATTCTGGATCACCTGCTGTCCCTTGGGTTTGCCGAGGCCGGGTTTGCGCCGGTGACCAGCGAGAACCCCGAATACCAACTGGATGCCGACGGCATGCACGCCCTTCTGGAAATCTTCAAACTCCTGGCCCAGAGGTTTCTGGAATTTGCCCGCCGGGAGGAATTTTTTGGTTTTACCAATTTGGTGGATATGCTGGTGACGCTGCATGAGGGTGAGGTCAAAAACTACCCCTGCGGTGCTGGGCTCGGCCTGTTTGCGGTGGCGCCGGATGGTCGGCTGTTCCTCTGCCAGCGTTTGACGGGGGAAGCATCCCTTGCAATGGGGGATATCCACCGCGGCTTTGATCGTCCAAGGATCGCGGCGTTCAGAAAAAAAGCCCGTCTGTCGCAGAAAACGGTTTGCAGCACCTGCTGGGCCCGCAAAATCTGTGCGGGCGGCTGCTACCATGAGGCTCTGGTTCGGGAAGGTAGCGTGCAGCAGCCGAACCTGCACTACTGTGAGTGGATTAAACGCTGGATCGAAACCGGCATTCAGGTATACGGCCGACTGGCATCCAGCCAACCGGAATATCTGGACAAGCTCTCGCTTTTAAGAGGCCACGGAGCACCTGTCCAACCAATGCTTTAG
- the qhpC gene encoding quinohemoprotein amine dehydrogenase subunit gamma, giving the protein MEKKKLNAVNKRAKELEARAEQPEEADVFGLSEDVMTGMPIGCTTIFDTGWETNPRPETPMGNCVSSARDWTSCSGPCWWPAQTPDNITNHPDFQNQCRAIERDWRNLNFVIKK; this is encoded by the coding sequence ATGGAAAAGAAAAAGTTAAACGCGGTAAACAAACGTGCCAAAGAGCTGGAAGCGCGCGCCGAACAGCCGGAAGAAGCGGATGTCTTCGGCCTGAGCGAGGATGTGATGACGGGCATGCCCATCGGCTGCACCACCATTTTCGATACGGGCTGGGAAACCAACCCGCGGCCCGAAACGCCCATGGGCAACTGCGTCTCCAGTGCCCGTGATTGGACCAGCTGCTCCGGGCCCTGCTGGTGGCCGGCGCAGACGCCGGACAACATCACCAACCATCCGGATTTTCAGAACCAGTGCCGGGCCATCGAGAGGGATTGGAGAAATCTGAACTTCGTTATCAAAAAATAA